The genomic DNA GCATGGCTTGCAGCAGAATCTTAGAAGCTCTAAATGATAAGGGAAGCGCAGATGAAAATATTATGCCCGTGATTAACAATGAGACAAGTGGGTCTGTGTAATACTTCCAAGAATAGTCGgttttccaaatgaaaaGTGCGGAGATCATAACCCCTATATTACCAAGGGCATCGCCCAGGACATGCAGAAACACACCGTGCATATTCATAGACCTCTTGCTCCCCTTGTGTTCTGCGTCATTGCCGGCGCTGGCAACTGTGTGACTAGACGTTGTGTAGGATGGTGTCTTGGAAGCACCCTCTTGTTCCAGTAGCCTTGTACTTTCGTTCATGACGCTGTTCACTACAGCATTGGGTAGAATCTCGCTGATGTTGTCGGTACTATCCATACGGGAGGTGTCCTCTATTTCGTCGCCGTGTGCATGCGAGTGTGAGTGCGAGTGCGACGAGGGCATATGAGCCTCGTCATCAGTAAAGATGCCACTGTGCGAATGACCGTGCCCATGTTCTTCATCGCCGTCgtggaacaagaaaagcCCTACAGTGTTCGATACTAACCCTGCGATGCCCACATATAAAACCAACTTTGGACTGTCAATTGCGGGAGGGGAAATAAGCCTTTGTAGTGCCTCAATCATGATCGAGACGCACAGAGCAATCAAAAAGACGGCGTTAACCAACGCACCCAAAATCTCAGCTCTTTTCCAGCCATAAGTATACGTGGAATCCGgatttttgttcttggcGACGTTTACGGCCCAAAGTGCCACCACAAGAGAAATTATGTCATTTAGCATGTGGAACGAATCCGCAATTAACGCTAGAGAGTGGGACATGTACCCGGTGGTTATTTCTATTGCGAAAAACACGGTATCCAGCAACAGCAAGGATATGATCCTTATTTCTTTGCTTCCAAGCTTCATTTCTCTCCTGTGTCCGATATTTTAAACACCTTCTACCAAATTCCAGCGATTTCTTAGTGATATTCGAGGGATAGAACCGAACTAATCAGCCTGTTTCTCGCTTGAAATCCAAAGGGTTAAGTAGTCCTTCTATTGTTTTAGATATTTACAGCACCGATGGCTTCTCTGGTTTATGCGGATCGTCAGCATATTTCCTGTACGAAGGCAATGTGTTGCTAAAGGCGAGTAAGTGGGCGGACTTAGGAGAATATACACccactttttctttttttttattttgacGCGCTGGCGACTGTAAACGCTGTTAAACTACTAGCCGTCCTGTGTGTGCAGTAGCAAAGCAATGTGAGCAAACGAGGGCACGGTGCAAGAGATCAGAGCATACGGGCACCGGCAGGTTTGTTGAATTGAATTACGGGTTTTCCGGACACCTTTATTCttccaagaagaaaagtaatATTTCTTGGCCAAAACGATCCATCACCCGGACTGGCATTATGGTAATCCcgtaaaaaataaaaaaataaaaaaaacgatTAAGCGATGTGTCAGTAAACGCGTTAAACGCatataagaagaagaggagtGGTCAAAAATCGCCACTTCCGGGTATGCTCAATACTCTTTTGTTTTACGACTATTCTTACTAATTCCATGGGAGAGCCAAAAGCCATTGACATATTCGCATATGCGCTTAGCCCATCAAAAAACCATCTGGAaaattatttactttttggtCTGAAATGACTTCAAACTTAAAAGTGAGGAAAGCGagaataagaaaataaaaactaaaacaaaACCTCTTGAACAtcgttaaagaaaaatagcaaGATAGCAGCTTTTGTTTGTACATAGAGCGCGAAACCCCCTATATACATCATCCGCGGACTGTGCCATCTTAATACTGTGACGACACTGTGACGTGGCCCTTATGGGGGCCTTACAGACACATTGGTGGGCGGCGAGACAGGACTACGCCATAATCGAGCGGTATATACGTAAGCACCGCCACCATTGCCACTACACTCCAAGTCATTGCAAGGTCGCCGCAGGACCGATCGGCGCGTAAAAGTCCCTGCGGCCCGATAACAGCCCAAAGGGACCGAGAGCATGACGCAGAAGGGGCCGATCCAAACCGCCCCTGGTAAAAGGGACAATGGCTAGGCTGCTAGATCAACGTCGCCTGCCATAAACATGATCGCCGCcatgtgaaaaattaagCAACCCTTGCGACTCAGTTAAGTCATGCGGTACGAATTGAGCAGTTGCACCCATACACACCGTACAGAAAAGCGGTCAGGGCCCGTGCAGGGTAACATAAAGTCGTTTTGGATAGTTTTGTgcgtttttttctttttttttcttggttccCTTCGCGGATATCGTATTATCGATATTACAACAGAGAATGTTTGGAGATTTCCTTTAATGCTTTTAAGAGAAAAGATCCGCCGttaattttctcttttttacCCCTCACTTATCTTGGGCCATTGTAGTATATTAGTCTGTTGAAATACTGtgtttgaagaagataaagtatactttttttttgcgaGACAAGTTTTGACAAGACCAAAGttaacaaacaaacaaacaaacaaacaaacagtATGGTTAATCAATATAGCGTGCCAGTTGGCCCAGCCGCCAACGAGCACGAAACTGctccaagaagaaactgcCAATCTGCTCAAGAGCCGCTTGTAAGGCCGCCTAATACGAAATGCTCCACCGTATACGAGTTCGCGCTGGAGTGTTTCCAGAAGGGTAAGAATCACAATGCCATGGGTTGGAGGGACGTCAAGGAAGTGCATGAAGAGTCTAAGacgataatgaagaaagtTGACGGGAAGGAGACTCCAGTGGAGAAGAAATGGATGTTCTATGAACTTTCCAAATACCAATATAACACTTTCGACCAGTTAACCGATATTATGCACGATGTCGGTCGCGGGCTGGTGAAAATGGGGTTGAACCCGAATGCTGATGACAAACTACACCTGTATGCCGCGACTTCTCACAAGTGGATGAAAATGTTCTTGGGTGCGCAGTCGCAGGGTATCCCCGTGGTAACGGCTTATGACACTTTGGGTGAAAAGGGGCTGATCCATTCTTTGGTGCAAACGGGGTCCAATGCTATTTTTACAGACAACTCTTTGCTAGCATCTTTGATTAAACCGGTCCAGTCCGCCCAAGACATAAAATTCATAATTCATTTCGACTCCATCGATCCCGAGGACAAGAGACAAGACGGTAGGATATACCAGTCTGCCAACGACGCCATCAACAAGATCAAAGAAGTTAGACCTGACATCAAGACCTTAAGTTTCAATgaacttttgaaattgggCCAAAACTCCCGTAACGAAATCGACATTCATCCACCTAGTGCGGATGACCTTTCTTGTATCATGTACACCTCAGGTTCTACGGGTGAACCCAAGGGTGTAGTTTTAAAGCATTCGAACGTCGTTGCAGGTGTGGGTGGTGCAAGTTTGAACGTCACCGGCTTCATAGATACCAAGGACCGTgttatttgctttttgcCATTGGCTCATATCTTTGAATTGGTGTTTGAGCTATTATCCTTTTATTGGGGGTCCTGTATTGGTTATGCCAATGTCAAAACTTTAACCAAGAACTCTGTGAAGCATTGCCAAGGTGATTTGCAAGAATTCAAACCCACTATCATGGTCGGTGTCGCCGCCGTTTGGGAAACAGTGAGAAAGGGAATCTTAAACCAAATCGACGATCTACCTTTCCTcaccaagaaaattttttggaCTACCTATAATGCCAAGCTAAACATGGAACGTTTCCGTATACCAGGTGGTGGAATCTTGGGTAATTTAATCTTTAAGAAAGTTAGAACCGCTACTGGTGGTCAATTGAGGTACCTATTAAATGGTGGATCTCCAATCAGTAGAGATGCTCAGGAGTTCATTACCAACTTGCTCTGCCCTATGTTGATTGGTTACGGTTTAACTGAAACTTGTGCTAGTACCACTATCTTGAACCCTGGTCATTTCGAATTAGGTGTTGCAGGTGACTTGACTGGCTGTGTCACTGTCAAATTAGTCGACGTTGAAGAACTGGGCTATTTTGCTAAAAATAACCAAGGTGAAGTTTGGATCAAAGGTGCCAATGTCACGCCCGAATACTATAAAAACCCAGAGGAGACTTCTCAAGCTCTAACTTCCGATGGTTGGTTCAAGACTGGTGATATCGGTGAATGGGAAAAAAGCGGtcatttgaaaattattgataggaagaaaaacctGGTCAAAACAATGAATGGTGAATACATTGcccttgaaaaattggaatcTGTTTACAGATCCAACGAGTACGTCGCCAACATTTGTGTTTACGCCGACCAAACAAAGACCAAACCGGTAGGTATTATTGTCCCAAACAATGCTCCGCTAACAAAATTGGCCAAAAAGCTAGGTATCATGAAGGAAGATGAAAGCTCGATCAACATTGAAAACTACTTACAGGAGCCAAAGTTGGTTAAAGCTGCCTATTCCGATCTTTTGAAGACCGGCAAAGACCAAGGTTTAGTCGGTATTGAATTGCTAGCGGGTATAGTATTCTTTGACGGCGAATGGACTCCACAAAATGGCTATGTCACCTCTGCccagaaattgaagagaaaagaaattttgaactcTGTCAAAGATGAAGTTGACGCCGTTTACGGCTCTTAAGAGAGCGACATTTCATTCGAGGTAGGAAATTTCGACACACCGCTCCACAcatttattttctgttcCACCCGCTTTAAGAACTGCTATCGATACTATATTAGAATGCACAGGTGATCTTGTCTAAGTGTAATTcgccttctttttttataagTCATATTAACTCGTTTAGCGTACGCCCATAGTTTATAACTCGTCATCGTTAAGGAACtcaaatatacatatttttatatatcgACACCCAGACGAATACACATTTCACACACACGTTTTTTAGATGTGACTGCTATAGGGCGGTTAACAACAAAATAGCCAAATACCCCCATGGTCAATACGCATTTAGTTCAAGGGCGCAAGTGGGTGGCTGTTGAGTTGATGAGTATTtcgaaaaaattaataGTTAGCCATAATGTAAGCATGTGCCAATCTCCAGAACCTGATAACATTCATTTCGACGACGCTCCTTACAATATGACATAAACTGTAATCTCCAATTAGCGTCGGATGAATGAAAgaatcatttttcaatatctcTCTCTCGGTAGCATTTCAGGCACGCTATTGGTGTCGTGCCTGAGTGCCTACAGAGAATAGGAACGTCACCTCTCGGATTACGTACATTTCTCAACAATTTTTAGcaagcaagaagaagatccAGCAACTACATACCCTAACAACCGTATCTTTGGGTCCTCGGGTTGTGGTACCTTCTTGCGAGGTATTTTAAATTTGACACATCAAGCATAACCCTCTTTCCCGCAATGCCGCTTAAGGCTCcgaaagaaatggaaatcAACATGTCTTGTTGTTGAAATAAGCTCATGAATATACTTGATGATAATTAGGCTAATtaaaaaaccaagaaagTGTGCCACTACTGGGCTTGTAAACGATTTGCCTACCAAGTCGAATAcctgatgaaaagaaaagcctGCGTATTGCTCAAGTGTAGCACTCAGTTTTCGGTTGGACATTCAACAAAACTCTACTTAACCCCGATTTATATTATTCTTGACTAtctgtcttcttctgtaCCAAGAGATTTATTCTTGGcattgttgaaattttgaGGTTGCCTAGGAAATTACACTCGGCGTTTATTTCCAGATCCtaattgttattattagtatGGCTGCGCAGGGTAATATCACATAGCTGTTACCCGACTAAAATGGAAATAAGACGGAAATAAACGTGTCAACTAAGTCGCAATGCAAGAGTTaatgagatgagatgaaTCATAAACGATGTCCTACTATGAGAAACAACTTATAGTGGGCTACGAAGGAAAACACACCTTACGTTTGAAGTTAATGAACTATAGTACAGATTCAAGTAATACAGTATATGTGGGGAATATAGATCCAAGAATAACAAGAGACCAACTTTATGAACTTTTTATTCAGATTAATCCAATTTTAAGGATCAAGTATCCGAAAGATAAAGTTTTGCAAACGTACCAAGGCTACGcttttattgaatttcaTAGCAAAGAAGATGCTCAGTACGTGATACAAATAATGAATAACACCGTCAAATTGTATGACCGGCTGATAAAAGTTCGTCAAGTAACCAGCTCTTTAGGTGCTGCTAATTCTTCCTCGAATAATTCCAAGGGCATATCTTTACCTATTGCTAAACTGTTCGTAAAGAACCTCGCAGATTCGATAGACATTGAACAACTaggaaaaattttcaacaaattcgGTAAAACAGTTAATAAACCTGAAGTTTTTYATCTATCAACTGGAAATCTGAAATGTgcatatgtatattttgaagactttgaaaaagcagaTGTTGCAATAAAATCTCTAAATAATCAATTAGTGGCCAATAGCAGGATCACGGTTGATTATGCATTTAAGGAAAACGGTAAGGGTAATACAAAATATGGCGATGAAGTAGATAGGCTGCTGAATAAGGAAGCACTAAAACACGGCATGTTAAAATAAGACTATACTTTCAACCTATTCTATACGACtacatataaaaataaataaaatctCATACAaacgttgaagaaaacaaccaTTTGACTTGTTAGTGCGGTaggtaaatatatatatatatgtatgtaaaCAATGTACACTCCACCATTGTTAATAGCACTCTCaagtttcctttttacTATTCTATGATCAAACAGAACATATTTTTCTAGTTTGCATGTAAGATTCGTACACCGAATTCCAAACACTACAAGCCTGGGGTTCTAATTCAAGGCCTCt from Saccharomyces eubayanus strain FM1318 chromosome VIII, whole genome shotgun sequence includes the following:
- the COT1 gene encoding metal cation transporter COT1, with amino-acid sequence MKLGSKEIRIISLLLLDTVFFAIEITTGYMSHSLALIADSFHMLNDIISLVVALWAVNVAKNKNPDSTYTYGWKRAEILGALVNAVFLIALCVSIMIEALQRLISPPAIDSPKLVLYVGIAGLVSNTVGLFLFHDGDEEHGHGHSHSGIFTDDEAHMPSSHSHSHSHAHGDEIEDTSRMDSTDNISEILPNAVVNSVMNESTRLLEQEGASKTPSYTTSSHTVASAGNDAEHKGSKRSMNMHGVFLHVLGDALGNIGVMISALFIWKTDYSWKYYTDPLVSLLITGIIFSSALPLSFRASKILLQAMPSALSAEQMEKDLLQIPGIIAIHDFHVWNLTESIYIASLHAQLDITPDQFTGLAKIVRTKLHHYGVHSATLQPEFIRKELTSAARTTHTGSAGGSQEDTHSSRQMTYDTTLSNCLIDDAANCNTADCLHGP
- the FAA1 gene encoding long-chain fatty acid-CoA ligase FAA1, whose translation is MVNQYSVPVGPAANEHETAPRRNCQSAQEPLVRPPNTKCSTVYEFALECFQKGKNHNAMGWRDVKEVHEESKTIMKKVDGKETPVEKKWMFYELSKYQYNTFDQLTDIMHDVGRGLVKMGLNPNADDKLHLYAATSHKWMKMFLGAQSQGIPVVTAYDTLGEKGLIHSLVQTGSNAIFTDNSLLASLIKPVQSAQDIKFIIHFDSIDPEDKRQDGRIYQSANDAINKIKEVRPDIKTLSFNELLKLGQNSRNEIDIHPPSADDLSCIMYTSGSTGEPKGVVLKHSNVVAGVGGASLNVTGFIDTKDRVICFLPLAHIFELVFELLSFYWGSCIGYANVKTLTKNSVKHCQGDLQEFKPTIMVGVAAVWETVRKGILNQIDDLPFLTKKIFWTTYNAKLNMERFRIPGGGILGNLIFKKVRTATGGQLRYLLNGGSPISRDAQEFITNLLCPMLIGYGLTETCASTTILNPGHFELGVAGDLTGCVTVKLVDVEELGYFAKNNQGEVWIKGANVTPEYYKNPEETSQALTSDGWFKTGDIGEWEKSGHLKIIDRKKNLVKTMNGEYIALEKLESVYRSNEYVANICVYADQTKTKPVGIIVPNNAPLTKLAKKLGIMKEDESSINIENYLQEPKLVKAAYSDLLKTGKDQGLVGIELLAGIVFFDGEWTPQNGYVTSAQKLKRKEILNSVKDEVDAVYGS
- the HSH49 gene encoding U2 snRNP complex subunit HSH49, whose translation is MSYYEKQLIVGYEGKHTLRLKLMNYSTDSSNTVYVGNIDPRITRDQLYELFIQINPILRIKYPKDKVLQTYQGYAFIEFHSKEDAQYVIQIMNNTVKLYDRLIKVRQVTSSLGAANSSSNNSKGISLPIAKLFVKNLADSIDIEQLGKIFNKFGKTVNKPEVFXLSTGNLKCAYVYFEDFEKADVAIKSLNNQLVANSRITVDYAFKENGKGNTKYGDEVDRLLNKEALKHGMLK